From Rudanella lutea DSM 19387, a single genomic window includes:
- a CDS encoding efflux RND transporter periplasmic adaptor subunit translates to MNYIAIALILTLPFACKPKTESGESTDKPTTEATAQTPADSAEAPSDEVLLTADQIRLAGIATGLVEYRNLSQTLALNGRVVASAQNRVSISALQGGFVRQITLLPGQRVRKGQVLARVENPDLIQVQQDYAENRARLTYLEAEYARQQELSRENVGALKVFQQTSSDLNATRARLSALALRIRRLGLSPESATKGQFTSTYTVSSPVNGVVTEVPANLGQYVQPADVLAQLVGTDQLFAELTVFEKDLPLVREGQRVRVRLAGAGRGEQTARIYLINRSIDTDRSVRVLARFEGGSAAATMPPNAFLQAVVELGANRSPALPEGAIVSSEGKEYIFVAQAPHGNNTSYKALPIRRGVTEDGYSGVVLPAGFDPAQTPVVVKGAYAILSQWKGGGEEE, encoded by the coding sequence ATGAACTATATAGCCATTGCCCTGATACTTACCCTTCCCTTCGCCTGTAAGCCGAAAACTGAGTCGGGGGAGAGTACCGATAAACCGACAACCGAAGCCACTGCCCAAACCCCGGCGGATTCGGCCGAGGCCCCTTCCGACGAAGTACTTCTGACAGCCGATCAGATTCGGCTCGCGGGTATCGCCACGGGTCTGGTTGAGTACCGCAATCTGAGCCAAACCCTCGCCCTGAACGGCCGGGTGGTAGCCAGTGCGCAAAATCGGGTCTCTATTTCGGCCCTGCAAGGCGGCTTTGTCCGTCAGATTACCTTATTGCCGGGCCAACGGGTTCGGAAAGGACAAGTGCTCGCTCGGGTCGAAAACCCTGATCTGATTCAGGTGCAGCAGGACTACGCCGAAAACCGCGCCCGCCTGACCTATCTGGAAGCCGAATACGCCCGGCAGCAGGAACTGAGCCGCGAAAACGTGGGGGCCCTGAAAGTATTTCAGCAAACTAGTTCGGACCTCAACGCGACCCGCGCCCGCCTGAGCGCCCTGGCCCTGCGCATCCGTCGGCTGGGCCTCTCGCCCGAATCGGCCACCAAAGGGCAGTTTACGAGTACCTATACCGTCAGCTCACCCGTCAACGGCGTTGTGACCGAGGTACCGGCTAATCTGGGCCAATACGTACAACCCGCCGACGTACTAGCGCAGCTGGTCGGCACCGATCAATTGTTTGCTGAACTGACAGTTTTTGAAAAAGACCTACCCCTTGTGCGGGAGGGCCAACGGGTGCGCGTGCGACTGGCGGGGGCAGGCCGGGGCGAACAAACGGCCCGGATTTATCTCATCAACCGCAGCATCGACACCGACCGCTCGGTTCGGGTGCTGGCCCGGTTTGAGGGGGGCTCCGCGGCCGCCACCATGCCGCCCAACGCGTTTTTACAGGCCGTTGTGGAGCTGGGAGCCAACCGCTCACCCGCTCTCCCCGAAGGTGCCATCGTGTCGTCGGAGGGGAAGGAGTATATTTTTGTCGCACAGGCTCCGCACGGTAACAATACCTCTTACAAGGCCCTGCCCATTCGCCGGGGCGTTACCGAAGATGGGTATTCGGGCGTGGTGCTACCCGCCGGTTTCGACCCGGCCCAAACACCCGTGGTTGTCAAAGGTGCCTACGCCATTCTCTCGCAATGGAAAGGCGGAGGGGAGGAAGAGTGA
- a CDS encoding PAS domain S-box protein, whose protein sequence is MKQPMASFTIPSADPSVGMPMNEIDHLLAQQKQLEAQLKALEDEKNRLDTQWQSLFDGLGEANWSFDLLSDQLQRSPIYYQYLGYPSDSLPPADWHTLVHPQDLHTWLYEQEACRLGRQVHFRVTYRVRGYNGGYFYLLDRGRVFGYSAEGQPQLLRGVSTILTDHHQQEHRLSRQANRLANLVAQLQEGVLLEDEHRMVVVANGKFCEMFQLAESPDELTGLDCRSLVEQYKSLFRMPDTFVSRVNQILTERLPVLGEEMELADGRTFERDYIPLIIDGAFAGNLWKYSDITRRKRAEEATQRQREKYQRIIENMNLGLIEVDLDERIVYTNQSFCTMSGYEPDELIGRVASEIMLGGQSTDFMKSKNQSRLRGVMDTYEVAVHNKQGEALWWLISGAPMYADTGEVVGSTGIHLDITKQKQLESELRIAKQQAEDSARAKELFLANMSHEIRTPMNAILSLGQQLTKTTLTEGQQFLLTTINTAASNLLVILNDILDFSKIEAGQLSLEQIGFNLPELVKGAVHVLAHQAEEKQLELVTRIDSGIAPVLLGDPYRLNQILVNLLGNALKFTDQGRVTLACLGWQKEGVQEVELQVIDTGIGIDPDFKEKIFHTFTQEDGSIVRRYGGTGLGMSITKQLVTLMGGTIAVESSPQKGTTVTVRVSFPIGHTTDMNKQEQGNPQEGFLPGKRILLVEDNEMNRLVVKMILKPYNVQVTEVVNGKQAVSTLLQESFDLVLMDVQMPVMDGLEATRLIRRDISSTLPIIALTASAIRTEKEACYGAGMNDFLAKPFDERDLLNQLTRWLGPGRSAPGEPPPPVLYSLTKLEAVGRGNREFIGLMVELFCRETPAIASRMITAYDNGDMKTVRELAHRIRPSIDNLEVKGQGEVIRQIEKMAQTDTKSTELETLLHEFEQSIRAVVQQLKML, encoded by the coding sequence ATGAAACAGCCAATGGCTTCGTTTACAATACCTTCTGCCGACCCTTCAGTGGGTATGCCCATGAATGAGATTGACCATTTACTGGCCCAGCAAAAGCAACTTGAAGCGCAACTCAAAGCGCTTGAGGATGAAAAAAACAGGCTTGATACGCAATGGCAATCACTGTTTGACGGGCTTGGTGAGGCCAACTGGTCGTTCGATCTGCTGTCGGACCAACTGCAACGATCACCAATTTATTACCAGTACCTGGGTTACCCTTCCGACAGCCTGCCGCCCGCCGACTGGCATACGCTGGTGCACCCGCAGGATTTACATACCTGGCTATACGAGCAGGAAGCCTGCCGGTTGGGCCGGCAAGTTCATTTTCGGGTTACGTACCGGGTACGCGGCTACAATGGCGGCTATTTCTACCTCCTCGACCGAGGGCGGGTGTTTGGCTATTCGGCCGAGGGGCAGCCGCAGTTGCTCCGGGGGGTATCGACTATTCTGACCGATCACCATCAGCAGGAACACCGCCTGAGCCGGCAGGCGAATCGGCTGGCGAATCTGGTGGCTCAGTTGCAGGAGGGGGTGCTGCTCGAAGACGAACACCGGATGGTGGTGGTGGCCAATGGGAAATTTTGCGAGATGTTCCAGTTGGCCGAGTCACCGGATGAACTCACAGGGCTCGACTGCCGGTCGTTGGTAGAGCAGTACAAGTCGCTTTTTCGGATGCCCGACACGTTTGTGAGTCGGGTAAATCAGATTCTGACCGAGCGATTACCGGTACTGGGCGAAGAAATGGAACTGGCCGACGGCCGGACCTTTGAGCGGGATTACATTCCTCTGATAATTGACGGTGCGTTTGCCGGTAACCTCTGGAAATACTCCGACATTACCCGCCGGAAACGGGCCGAAGAGGCTACCCAGCGGCAACGCGAAAAGTACCAGCGGATTATCGAAAACATGAATCTCGGCCTGATTGAAGTTGATCTCGACGAGCGGATTGTGTACACCAATCAAAGCTTTTGCACCATGAGCGGCTACGAACCCGATGAGTTGATTGGTCGGGTTGCCAGCGAGATCATGCTGGGTGGGCAGTCGACCGATTTTATGAAGTCGAAGAACCAGAGCCGACTGCGGGGCGTGATGGATACGTACGAAGTGGCCGTGCACAATAAGCAAGGCGAAGCGTTGTGGTGGTTGATCAGCGGAGCGCCCATGTATGCCGATACGGGCGAGGTAGTTGGCTCAACGGGTATTCATCTGGATATTACAAAGCAAAAGCAGCTGGAATCTGAATTGCGCATTGCCAAGCAGCAGGCCGAAGACTCCGCGCGGGCTAAAGAACTGTTTCTGGCCAATATGAGCCACGAGATTAGGACGCCAATGAATGCGATTCTGAGCCTGGGGCAGCAACTGACCAAAACGACCCTCACCGAAGGCCAGCAGTTTTTGCTGACAACAATCAACACGGCGGCCAGCAACCTGCTTGTGATTCTGAACGATATTCTGGATTTTTCGAAGATTGAAGCCGGCCAGCTTTCGCTCGAACAAATCGGGTTCAATCTGCCTGAGTTGGTAAAGGGGGCGGTGCACGTGCTGGCACATCAGGCCGAAGAAAAACAACTCGAACTGGTTACGCGCATCGATTCGGGCATTGCGCCGGTGTTGCTCGGTGATCCCTATCGGCTCAATCAGATTTTGGTTAACCTGCTGGGTAACGCCCTGAAATTCACCGATCAGGGTCGGGTAACGCTGGCCTGCCTGGGCTGGCAGAAGGAGGGTGTGCAGGAGGTAGAGTTGCAGGTAATTGATACAGGTATCGGCATTGATCCCGACTTCAAAGAGAAGATTTTTCATACATTTACGCAGGAAGACGGGAGTATTGTCCGCCGATACGGCGGAACCGGGCTGGGGATGAGCATCACGAAGCAACTCGTGACACTTATGGGCGGAACAATCGCCGTGGAGAGCAGCCCGCAGAAGGGTACGACCGTAACGGTTCGGGTGAGTTTCCCGATTGGACACACGACGGATATGAATAAGCAGGAGCAGGGGAACCCGCAGGAGGGCTTTTTACCAGGCAAACGGATTCTGCTGGTTGAAGATAACGAGATGAATCGGCTGGTGGTGAAAATGATTCTCAAGCCGTACAACGTACAGGTAACCGAGGTTGTTAACGGCAAACAGGCCGTCAGCACCCTGCTACAGGAGTCGTTCGACCTGGTTTTGATGGACGTGCAAATGCCCGTAATGGATGGGCTGGAGGCAACCCGGCTTATTCGGCGCGACATCAGTTCCACGCTGCCCATTATTGCCCTTACCGCCAGCGCTATTCGTACCGAGAAAGAAGCCTGTTATGGGGCTGGTATGAACGATTTTCTGGCCAAACCCTTCGATGAACGCGACCTCCTGAATCAGCTCACCCGGTGGCTGGGCCCAGGTCGTTCGGCTCCGGGCGAACCACCCCCGCCGGTGCTTTACAGCCTAACAAAACTAGAGGCTGTGGGTCGCGGAAACCGTGAGTTTATCGGTCTTATGGTCGAGTTGTTTTGCCGGGAAACGCCCGCCATTGCGTCGCGTATGATAACAGCCTACGATAACGGCGACATGAAAACGGTACGTGAACTGGCGCACCGGATTAGGCCATCCATTGATAATCTGGAAGTAAAAGGACAGGGGGAAGTCATTCGGCAGATCGAAAAAATGGCCCAAACCGACACGAAATCCACAGAGCTTGAAACACTTCTCCACGAATTTGAACAGTCGATTCGGGCTGTAGTACAGCAGTTGAAGATGCTGTGA
- a CDS encoding sigma-54-dependent transcriptional regulator: MKESGPYRIFIVEDDPWYGEVLKYHLSLNPDYELHRIATGEECLNQIALNPPHLITINYSLPDTDGAQLFARIRERLPHTPVIVISEQQDVETAVALLQAGVHDYFVKDHRTKDLLWKAILKIREEQPVRSEVVPDPLDSVSADCPLIIGNSPAIRKVFALIAKSARTNINVSITGETGTGKELVARAIHDYSDRCKRPFVAVNMAAIPRELAESELFGHEKGAFTGATSRKIGRFEEANKGTLFLDEIAEMDPSLQNKLLRVLQERELVRVGGTERVGLDIRLVVASHKNLLEEVRQGRFREDLYYRLMGLPIALPPLRDRPEDIMLLARHFLEAFCHENRMTPPTFAPPATEKLLRYGFPGNVRELRALVQMAAVMAEGHTIGPDDLLMTTSPVTHLSVEPEGGTLRQYMIQIIRSHLKRYDNNVVLVAAKLDIGKSTIYKMIQNNELSLI, from the coding sequence ATGAAGGAGTCGGGTCCTTACCGCATTTTCATTGTTGAGGATGATCCCTGGTATGGCGAAGTGCTGAAATACCATCTGTCGTTAAATCCAGACTACGAGCTTCACCGAATTGCAACGGGTGAAGAGTGCCTGAATCAGATCGCTCTGAACCCACCTCACCTGATTACGATCAACTACTCACTGCCCGATACCGACGGTGCACAACTGTTTGCGCGGATTCGGGAGCGGCTTCCGCACACGCCAGTTATTGTTATTAGCGAGCAGCAGGACGTTGAAACGGCCGTGGCGCTTTTGCAGGCTGGCGTACATGATTATTTTGTAAAAGACCACCGAACCAAAGACCTGCTCTGGAAAGCGATTCTGAAAATCAGGGAAGAGCAACCCGTCCGGTCGGAGGTGGTGCCCGATCCGCTCGACAGTGTTTCAGCGGATTGTCCGCTCATCATTGGCAACAGTCCTGCTATTCGGAAAGTGTTTGCCCTGATCGCGAAGTCAGCCCGAACAAATATCAACGTGTCGATCACGGGCGAGACCGGTACCGGCAAGGAACTCGTTGCCCGGGCCATTCACGACTATTCGGACCGGTGCAAACGACCGTTTGTGGCCGTCAATATGGCGGCTATTCCGCGCGAACTGGCTGAGAGCGAGTTGTTTGGTCATGAAAAAGGGGCCTTTACCGGGGCCACTAGCCGCAAGATTGGCCGGTTCGAAGAAGCGAACAAAGGCACGCTGTTTCTCGATGAGATTGCCGAAATGGATCCATCGTTGCAAAACAAGCTGCTGCGGGTGTTGCAGGAACGCGAACTGGTACGGGTAGGCGGCACCGAGCGCGTGGGACTGGATATTCGGTTGGTGGTGGCCTCACACAAAAATCTGCTCGAAGAAGTTCGGCAGGGACGTTTCCGGGAAGATTTATACTACCGGCTCATGGGCCTTCCCATTGCCCTGCCCCCCCTCCGCGACCGCCCGGAAGACATTATGTTGCTGGCCCGGCATTTTCTGGAGGCCTTTTGCCACGAAAACCGCATGACCCCGCCCACGTTTGCTCCCCCGGCTACGGAAAAATTGCTCCGGTATGGGTTTCCGGGTAACGTTCGCGAGCTGCGGGCGCTGGTGCAGATGGCCGCGGTCATGGCCGAAGGACACACAATCGGGCCTGATGATTTGCTGATGACTACCTCCCCGGTTACCCACCTCTCTGTAGAACCCGAAGGCGGTACACTGCGTCAGTACATGATTCAGATTATTCGGTCGCACCTGAAACGGTACGATAACAATGTGGTGCTGGTTGCGGCAAAGCTGGATATTGGAAAATCGACGATTTACAAGATGATTCAGAATAACGAACTTTCGCTTATTTGA
- a CDS encoding glutaminase family protein translates to MTKLSLQLILLASALTVGPAQAQTLRPPSYPLVTHDPYFSLWSNTDNLNDSPTRHWTGKPQSLEGVVRVDGKAYGFLGAPPTVYNALLPTGEAKPYMAQYTFEQPQPGWQQLDYKAEGWKTGPGPFGNTPDARTVWNSSRSDKNGIHVRREFTYDGKTDPSKLLLAISHDDDVEVYLNGVQILQKKCCAGDHIYLPLSAEGQKALKPGRNVLAAHCVSPVGGAIIDVGLVSPAEVPTLAKATQTDVKVTATQTEYTFTAGPVDLKVNFLSPLLLEDLEVVARPVTYVTFNARARDGKAHKVEVFFGESAAVATNTAGQGVVTDAGQSGNFRWLTVGTQEQPVLKKKGDNVRIDWGYAYLAVPNGAGMQLATGSLETLKQAFAESGKLPAGALGGKKGAAAELAMAVNLPMGSVGARPVQKYLMLAYDDLYSVQYFGENLRPWWRRDGKTTMNDLLLTAGKEYNQLRQKSTAFDARLRADAQKAGGKEYADLCVLAYRQAIAAHKIVASPTGEVLFFSKENFSNGSIGTVDVTYPSAPLFLVYNNELAKGLLRFIFEYSESGRWKKDFPAHDVGTYPLANGQTYGEDMPVEEAGNMVILTAAAVQMDGKPDFARQHWPTLTKWVGFLKRDGFDPANQLCTDDFAGHLARNANLSAKAIMGIACYGQMAQALGDQKTADEHLTLARELARKWMQMDDLGDRYALTFDKTAGSWSQKYNIVWDKLLGLNVFPKEVAQKEIAFYLKNQQPYGLPLDSRKTYTKSDWIMWTATMADSDRDFQALITPIWKFANETPSRVPLTDWHETTNAKQVGFQARSVVGGYFIKMLESRIGPGKAKK, encoded by the coding sequence ATGACCAAACTATCTCTTCAACTTATCCTGCTGGCCTCGGCCCTGACGGTTGGTCCGGCACAGGCCCAAACGCTCCGGCCCCCTTCGTACCCGCTGGTGACGCACGACCCTTACTTTAGCCTCTGGAGCAATACCGACAACCTCAACGATAGTCCCACCCGCCACTGGACCGGCAAGCCACAGTCGCTCGAAGGCGTGGTGCGCGTCGATGGCAAAGCGTATGGGTTTCTCGGAGCCCCTCCAACCGTGTACAATGCCTTATTGCCCACCGGCGAAGCGAAGCCCTACATGGCGCAGTACACCTTTGAGCAGCCACAGCCGGGTTGGCAGCAACTCGATTACAAGGCTGAGGGCTGGAAAACCGGCCCCGGTCCGTTTGGCAATACCCCCGATGCCCGCACGGTCTGGAACAGCAGCCGGTCCGATAAAAACGGGATTCATGTTCGGCGTGAGTTTACGTACGACGGTAAAACCGACCCCTCGAAACTCTTGCTGGCTATTAGCCACGACGACGATGTGGAGGTGTATCTCAATGGCGTGCAGATTCTCCAGAAAAAATGCTGCGCGGGCGACCATATCTACCTGCCGCTCTCGGCTGAGGGGCAGAAAGCCCTCAAGCCCGGTCGAAACGTGCTGGCTGCGCATTGCGTGAGCCCAGTCGGTGGGGCCATTATTGATGTGGGGTTGGTGAGCCCGGCCGAGGTGCCCACGCTCGCCAAAGCCACCCAAACCGACGTGAAAGTGACGGCCACCCAAACCGAATACACGTTTACGGCAGGGCCTGTCGACCTGAAGGTCAATTTCCTGTCGCCCCTGCTGCTGGAAGATCTGGAGGTGGTAGCCCGCCCGGTTACATATGTGACGTTCAACGCCCGTGCGCGCGACGGTAAAGCCCACAAGGTGGAAGTATTCTTTGGCGAATCGGCTGCGGTAGCCACCAACACCGCGGGGCAGGGCGTGGTTACAGATGCGGGGCAGTCGGGTAATTTCCGCTGGCTCACGGTGGGGACGCAGGAGCAGCCCGTTCTGAAAAAGAAAGGCGACAACGTGCGCATCGACTGGGGGTACGCGTACCTCGCCGTACCCAACGGGGCCGGTATGCAGCTGGCTACGGGCTCGCTGGAGACGCTCAAGCAGGCGTTTGCCGAAAGCGGTAAACTACCCGCTGGCGCGCTGGGTGGTAAGAAAGGGGCAGCCGCCGAACTGGCCATGGCCGTAAATCTGCCGATGGGTTCGGTGGGGGCCAGGCCGGTGCAGAAATACCTGATGCTCGCCTACGATGACCTGTACTCGGTGCAGTATTTCGGGGAGAACCTGCGGCCCTGGTGGCGCCGGGATGGTAAAACAACCATGAACGATCTGCTCCTGACAGCCGGTAAAGAATACAATCAATTACGGCAGAAAAGCACCGCTTTCGACGCCAGACTCCGGGCCGATGCCCAAAAGGCTGGTGGTAAGGAGTACGCCGATTTGTGTGTGCTGGCTTACCGGCAGGCCATTGCGGCCCATAAAATTGTGGCAAGTCCGACCGGCGAAGTCCTGTTTTTCTCCAAAGAAAATTTTTCAAACGGTTCCATCGGTACCGTCGACGTGACGTACCCTTCGGCTCCGCTCTTTCTGGTGTATAACAACGAGTTGGCCAAGGGCCTGCTCCGGTTTATATTTGAGTATAGCGAGTCGGGGCGTTGGAAAAAAGATTTCCCGGCCCACGATGTAGGCACCTACCCGCTGGCCAACGGGCAAACCTACGGCGAAGACATGCCCGTGGAGGAAGCCGGTAATATGGTGATTCTGACGGCAGCTGCCGTGCAGATGGACGGTAAGCCCGACTTTGCCCGCCAACACTGGCCCACACTAACCAAATGGGTTGGCTTTCTGAAACGCGACGGTTTCGATCCGGCCAATCAGCTCTGTACCGACGACTTTGCCGGTCATCTGGCCCGCAACGCCAACCTATCGGCCAAAGCCATTATGGGTATTGCCTGTTACGGTCAGATGGCGCAGGCTCTGGGCGACCAAAAAACCGCCGACGAACACCTGACGCTGGCCCGCGAACTGGCCCGCAAATGGATGCAGATGGACGACCTCGGCGACCGCTACGCCCTGACGTTTGATAAAACGGCGGGAAGCTGGAGTCAGAAATACAATATTGTGTGGGATAAGCTGCTCGGGCTAAACGTGTTCCCGAAAGAGGTGGCGCAAAAAGAGATTGCCTTCTACCTTAAAAACCAGCAACCCTACGGCCTCCCACTCGATAGCCGGAAAACGTACACTAAATCGGACTGGATTATGTGGACGGCCACCATGGCCGACTCTGACCGCGATTTTCAGGCCCTGATTACGCCAATCTGGAAGTTTGCCAACGAGACCCCGAGCCGCGTTCCCCTCACCGACTGGCACGAGACCACCAACGCGAAGCAAGTGGGCTTTCAGGCCCGCTCGGTGGTAGGCGGGTATTTTATCAAGATGCTCGAAAGCCGCATTGGTCCCGGCAAGGCAAAAAAGTAA
- a CDS encoding alpha/beta hydrolase codes for MLRALLFLGAFLLGSSLTSAQIGPTGGRDTSFTVRKSFIQEKKRHPNITLVDSALPSGVRVTRNLPYSTPTPGRSLVLDVYAPPRSRTRQHPAVLMIHGGGWRSGDRSHNNTLAGRLAERGFVAIPVEYRLSTEALYPASVHDVKAALRWMRANAKRYQIDPNRIAVLGFSSGGQLAALIGSTNENPAFEGAGGHPTQSSRVQAVVDIDGILAFIHPESGEGNDTRSTSAATYWFGYSKSEKPELWNEASALHQAGPTPHLCCF; via the coding sequence ATGCTACGCGCCTTGCTCTTTTTGGGAGCTTTCCTACTCGGCTCTTCCTTAACCTCCGCTCAGATCGGCCCTACGGGTGGCCGCGACACCTCGTTTACGGTACGCAAATCGTTTATTCAGGAGAAGAAACGGCACCCGAACATTACCCTCGTCGACTCTGCGCTGCCGTCGGGTGTGCGCGTGACACGCAACCTTCCGTACAGCACCCCGACACCCGGCCGCTCCCTCGTCCTCGACGTGTACGCGCCCCCTCGGAGCCGTACGCGCCAGCACCCGGCCGTACTGATGATTCACGGGGGCGGATGGCGCTCTGGCGACCGCTCGCACAACAATACCCTGGCCGGGCGACTTGCCGAGCGGGGCTTTGTGGCTATTCCGGTTGAATATCGGCTGTCGACGGAGGCTCTGTACCCGGCTTCGGTACATGATGTGAAGGCGGCCCTCCGCTGGATGCGGGCCAATGCCAAACGCTACCAGATCGACCCGAACCGGATAGCGGTGCTGGGGTTTTCGTCGGGTGGGCAACTGGCCGCGCTCATCGGTAGTACCAACGAAAATCCGGCCTTTGAAGGTGCGGGTGGGCATCCGACTCAATCGAGCCGGGTGCAGGCTGTGGTTGATATTGACGGGATTCTGGCGTTTATCCACCCTGAGTCGGGCGAAGGCAACGACACCCGGTCGACCTCGGCGGCTACGTACTGGTTTGGGTACTCTAAATCCGAAAAACCAGAGCTCTGGAACGAGGCTTCGGCCCTGCATCAGGCCGGGCCCACACCCCACCTATGTTGTTTCTGA
- a CDS encoding NAD(P)/FAD-dependent oxidoreductase encodes MTHVGIIGGGIVGLSSAYYLHRAGYRVTVFDQNPITDGCSFGNAGMIVPSHIIPLAQPGMIAKGMRWMLRSTSPFYVRPRLSADLLRWGWLFYRHANARHVERAIPALRDLSLLSKKLYIELAGSASPLADFGWQERGLFMLYKTASAEHEMAEEAEVANRAGIEAQVLNGAQVQDLEPDVRVDVRGAVYYPGDAHLNPGALVRALLDYLRGQGVGFVTGTAVTGFGTSGNRVTTVQTAGGEMPVDEVVVAGGAWSPEIAARLGVSLSLQGGKGYSFMLRGLTPNVRVPAIMLEARATATPMGSDLRFAGTLEVAGTDLTVNLNRVRGIAESINQYYPELPVQMPAVDAVWRGLRPCSPDGLPYIGRAGRFDNLTLATGHGMMGLSLGPATGLLVAETVANRPESMDLTPFRLDRF; translated from the coding sequence ATGACACACGTAGGTATCATTGGCGGGGGCATAGTCGGGCTTAGTTCGGCTTATTACCTGCACCGGGCGGGTTACCGCGTTACCGTTTTCGATCAGAACCCCATCACGGATGGGTGTTCGTTTGGCAACGCGGGTATGATTGTCCCAAGCCACATTATCCCGCTGGCTCAGCCGGGCATGATTGCGAAGGGAATGCGCTGGATGCTCCGGTCGACAAGCCCGTTTTATGTGCGGCCCCGGCTGAGTGCCGACCTGCTGCGGTGGGGCTGGTTATTTTACCGGCATGCCAACGCCCGGCACGTCGAACGGGCTATTCCGGCCCTGCGCGACCTGAGCCTGCTGAGCAAGAAACTCTACATCGAACTGGCCGGTTCGGCGAGCCCGCTGGCCGATTTTGGCTGGCAGGAGCGAGGCTTGTTTATGCTCTACAAAACGGCATCGGCCGAGCATGAGATGGCCGAAGAAGCCGAGGTGGCCAACCGGGCGGGTATCGAAGCGCAGGTGCTCAATGGCGCGCAGGTGCAGGACCTGGAACCCGACGTCCGCGTGGATGTGCGGGGGGCGGTGTACTACCCCGGCGATGCGCACCTGAACCCCGGCGCGCTGGTGCGCGCTCTGCTCGATTACCTGCGTGGGCAGGGGGTCGGGTTTGTGACGGGCACGGCTGTAACGGGTTTTGGAACGAGTGGCAACCGGGTCACGACGGTGCAAACGGCTGGTGGTGAAATGCCTGTGGATGAGGTGGTAGTTGCGGGCGGAGCCTGGTCGCCGGAGATTGCCGCCCGGCTGGGGGTGAGCCTGTCGTTGCAGGGAGGCAAAGGATACAGCTTTATGCTGCGTGGGCTTACACCCAACGTGCGCGTACCGGCCATCATGCTCGAAGCGCGCGCCACGGCCACGCCGATGGGTAGCGACCTTCGGTTTGCGGGCACGCTCGAAGTGGCCGGCACCGACCTGACCGTGAATCTGAACCGGGTGCGAGGCATTGCCGAGTCGATTAATCAGTACTACCCCGAACTGCCTGTACAGATGCCCGCCGTGGATGCCGTATGGCGTGGACTGCGGCCCTGCTCGCCCGATGGCCTGCCGTATATTGGCCGGGCGGGCCGGTTCGACAACCTCACGCTGGCCACCGGTCATGGCATGATGGGGCTGAGTCTGGGGCCTGCTACTGGTCTGCTGGTCGCCGAAACCGTGGCCAACCGTCCAGAAAGTATGGATCTTACGCCATTCCGACTTGATCGGTTTTAA